The Nothobranchius furzeri strain GRZ-AD chromosome 6, NfurGRZ-RIMD1, whole genome shotgun sequence genome includes a region encoding these proteins:
- the LOC107394790 gene encoding alpha-2B adrenergic receptor yields MAAGPDAPCLSELSGLPHRNLSLISGTRPCNRSTSRPSHYSPQATAAFAIAITFMMLLTIVGNILVIIAVLTSRSLKGAQNLFLVSLAAADILVATLIIPFSLANELQGYWAFSSIWCEIYLALDVLFCTSSIVHLCAIALDRYLSISRPVSYGTKRTPIRIKVAIIIVWLISAVISFPPLLTLDKSDGGEEKCELNSERWYILYSTIGSFFAPCVIMILVYMRIYQIAKQHTRHPPGQKCNSVEGAGVAISEPTVKPSDQVQRKDNLEGPAVTTSPSDSTQSSIKKPAKETTEHHPPQPPPPVPPCDGQELPAVSHTDSLKHPNSGLETQPDNTSSAGSEAELGTDEDGPQTEGSQKNGHKSEDQHLETSENSKNKIPVLNQACRYKNTMTTTSGTKLAPEDISKTQGTPVSRRKAMANREKRFTFVLAVVMGVFVICWFPFFFSYSLKAVCPKTCSIPEPIFTFFFWIGYCNSCLNPVIYTIFNQDFRRAFKRILYRDSKGTFF; encoded by the coding sequence ATGGCTGCAGGACCAGATGCACCCTGCCTGTCTGAGCTCAGTGGGCTTCCCCATCGGAACCTCAGCCTCATTTCTGGAACCCGTCCCTGTAATCGCAGCACCTCCCGACCCTCCCACTATTCTCCCCAAGCCACTGCAGCCTTTGCCATAGCCATCACCTTCATGATGCTCCTGACCATTGTGGGTAACATCCTGGTGATTATTGCGGTCCTTACGTCCCGATCCCTGAAAGGTGCCCAAAACCTTTTCCTGGTCTCGCTGGCTGCAGCTGATATTTTAGTCGCCACGCTCATCATTCCCTTCTCCTTGGCAAATGAGCTGCAGGGCTACTGGGCGTTCAGCTCCATTTGGTGTGAAATTTATCTGGCACTGGACGTTCTCTTCTGCACATCCTCCATCGTGCACTTGTGTGCAATAGCTCTAGACCGATACCTGTCGATTTCTCGACCTGTGTCTTATGGTACAAAACGCACGCCCATACGCATTAAAGTGGCTATCATCAtagtctggctgatttctgctgtCATCTCGTTCCCTCCTCTTCTCACCCTGGACAAGAGCGATGGCGGTGAAGAGAAGTGTGAACTGAACAGTGAGCGTTGGTATATTCTCTACTCCACTATTGGGTCATTCTTTGCCCCCTGTGTGATAATGATcctggtttacatgaggatttacCAGATTGCTAAGCAGCACACTCGACACCCACCTGGACAGAAGTGCAACTCAGTAGAAGGAGCTGGTGTGGCAATAAGTGAGCCTACGGTAAAGCCATCTGATCAGGTACAGAGAAAGGACAACCTAGAAGGCCCTGCTGTCACAACATCCCCATCTGATTCCACACAGTCATCTATTAAAAAGCCAGCCAAAGAGACCACAGAGCACCACCCTCCTCAACCCCCACCTCCAGTCCCACCATGTGATGGTCAAGAGCTCCCAGCTGTTTCCCACACTGACTCCCTAAAACATCCCAACTCAGGATTGGAAACACAGCCTGACAACACCTCCAGCGCTGGCTCTGAAGCTGAACTGGGCACTGATGAGGATGGTCCCCAGACAGAGGGCAGCCAGAAAAATGGACACAAGTCTGAAGACCAACACTTGGAAACATctgaaaacagtaaaaacaaaatTCCAGTTCTGAATCAGGCCTGCAGATACAAAAACACAATGACTACAACATCTGGGACCAAACTGGCACCTGAGGACATTTCTAAGACTCAGGGGACACCTGTTTCCCGCCGTAAGGCTATGGCAAACAGGGAGAAGAGGTTCACCTTTGTCCTGGCTGTTGTGATGGGCGTGTTTGTCATCTGCtggttcccatttttcttttctTACTCTCTTAAGGCCGTGTGCCCAAAGACCTGCAGCATCCCTGAGCCCATATTTACATTCTTCTTCTGGATCGGCTACTGCAACTCCTGTCTGAACCCGGTCATATACACTATCTTCAACCAGGACTTTAGAAGGGCCTTCAAGAGAATACTTTACAGGGACTCAAAGGGTACGTTCTTCTAG